One region of Megalopta genalis isolate 19385.01 chromosome 15, iyMegGena1_principal, whole genome shotgun sequence genomic DNA includes:
- the LOC117228506 gene encoding chymotrypsin inhibitor — protein MPRFDFVFILLVVVLTMNSAILQVSSAPKCGPNEFYTTCGPPCPPSCNEHRPICLVECVAGCQCKRGFRRSADGACVHVCPID, from the exons ATGCCCCGCTTTGACTTCGTCTTCATACTTCTTGTGGTCGTTCTGACGATGAACTCTGCTA TACTTCAAGTCTCGTCAGCTCCGAAATGCGGCCCGAATGAATTCTACACTACCTGCGGACCACCTTGCCCACCCTCTTGCAATGAGCATCGCCCTATCTGCCTGGTG GAATGCGTAGCCGGCTGCCAGTGTAAGCGAGGATTCCGGAGAAGCGCCGACGGAGCTTGTGTCCATGTTTGCCCAATAGATTAG
- the LOC143260630 gene encoding chymotrypsin inhibitor-like isoform X2 produces the protein MPRFDFVFILLVVVLTMNSAILQVSSAPKCGPNEVYTTCGPACPPSCYDVHPICTLECVAGCQCKPGFLRNAAGGCGRVCPED, from the exons ATGCCCCGCTTTGACTTCGTCTTCATACTTCTTGTGGTCGTTCTGACGATGAACTCTGCTA TTCTTCAAGTCTCGTCAGCGCCGAAATGCGGCCCGAACGAAGTGTACACTACCTGCGGACCAGCTTGTCCACCCTCTTGCTATGATGTTCACCCTATCTGCACCTTG GAATGCGTAGCCGGGTGCCAGTGTAAGCCAGGATTCCTGAGAAACGCCGCCGGAGGTTGTGGCCGAGTTTGCCCAGAAGATTAG
- the LOC143260630 gene encoding chymotrypsin inhibitor-like isoform X1, which translates to MPRFDFVFILLVVVLTMNSAILQVSSAPKCGPNEVYTTCGPACPPSCYDVHPICTLECVAGCQCKPGFLRNAAGGCGRVCPED; encoded by the exons ATGCCCCGCTTTGACTTCGTCTTCATACTTCTCGTCGTCGTTCTGACGATGAACTCTGCTA TTCTTCAAGTCTCGTCAGCGCCGAAATGCGGCCCGAACGAAGTGTACACTACCTGCGGACCAGCTTGTCCACCCTCTTGCTATGATGTTCACCCTATCTGCACCTTG GAATGCGTAGCCGGGTGCCAGTGTAAGCCAGGATTCCTGAGAAACGCCGCCGGAGGTTGTGGCCGAGTTTGCCCAGAAGATTAG